A genomic stretch from Salarias fasciatus chromosome 10, fSalaFa1.1, whole genome shotgun sequence includes:
- the ccdc61 gene encoding centrosomal protein CCDC61 isoform X1 — protein sequence MEEDSGVMEDIVFRGVEFSVKIEVDRGLLIVEISDSVTADQWRGEFDPAYIEDLTRKTGNFKQFPIFCSMLESAVRKTSDSVTLDLLTYADLELLRNRKAGVVSRPRGNQQSSAFTAKRYLILIYTVEFDRIHYPLPLPYLGKPDPAALQKEIRALRAELSSLTSHGASKSADRELQQLRAELALVKEEKQAMSKVLEQLQMAGGGSALGRDEWRIRDMVRTLEEQLVKERAKNQRSTSKRCLEQRLLIEQLEELRASECALRVRVKSLTNELAILRRGLDNLSVRVTPVSGHIGSRVDGEIFRSLSRERRSGYGTVRARSGSRERTEDRGQRSMERGRRADSSGPRARVPRPSPSPTGSRGPRFDPTAYIQDRQRRQKEAELKKQRKVRRDLLTSPIVPERGRSRSREAYPLAARSGSRGRSLSIERRGSRNSSESSLVDMEEMAKTLSRGRKQAYNGPSVSRGGLLSRKPRCSTPTQRLKDKESSIDTGAELSEIDARLQALQEYMRDLDTGH from the exons ATGGAAGAGGACTCTGGTGTGATGGAGGACATCGTGTTTCGAGGAGTGGAGTTTTCTGTGAAGATAGAGGTGGACAGAGGCCTGCTGATAGTCGAAATCTCGGACTCGGTGACAGCGGATCAGTGGAGGGGTGAATTTGATCCTGCGT ACATTGAAGACCTCACTCGCAAAACTGGCAACTTCAAGCAGTTTCCAATATTCTGCAGCATGTTGGAGTCAGCTGTCAGAAAG ACGAGTGATTCAGTCACACTTGACCTCCTGACCTACGCCGACCTGGAGCTGCTCCGTAACAGGAAAGCAGGAGTGGTCAGCCGTCCTCGTGGGAATCAACAATCATCTGCCTTCACCGCCAAACGATACCTCATCCTCATATACACTGTGGAGTTTGACAG GATACACTATCCCTTACCTCTGCCGTACTTGGGCAAGCCTGACCCGGCAGCCCTGCAGAAGGAGATCAGAGCCCTCCGAGCCGAACTCAGCAGTCTCACCTCCCACGGAGCGAGCAAGTCTGCAGAccgagagctgcagcagctccgagcCGA GCTGGCTctggtgaaggaggagaagcaggccATGTCGAAggttctggagcagctgcagatggCTGGAGGTGGCTCCGCGCTGGGGCGAGACGAGTGGAGGATCAGGGACATGGTGAGGacgctggaggagcagctcgtCAAAGagcgggccaaaaaccaacGCTCCACGAGCAAGAGGTGCCTGGAGCAGCGACTCCTCATCGAGCAG tTGGAGGAGCTGAGAGCATCAGAATGTGCTCTCCGTGTTCGTGTCAAGAGTCTCACCAACGAGTTAGCGATACTGCGGAGAGGGTTAGACAATCTAAGCGT AAGAGTGACTCCGGTCTCCGGTCACATCGGCTCCAGAGTTGACGGGGAAATCTTTCGCTCTCTGTCGCGTGAGAGGAGGTCCGGATACGGGACAGTCAGAGCTCGCTCGGGGTCGAGGGAGCGGACCGAGGATCGGGGGCAAAGGTCAATGGAAAGAGGAAGACGGGCAGACTCGTCAGGACCGCGAGCTCGCGTACCCCGGCCGTCGCCTTCCCCCACCG GGTCGCGGGGGCCACGGTTTGACCCAACTGCGTACATCCAGGACCGACAGCGCAGACAGAAAGAGGCTGAACTCAAGAA GCAGAGGAAGGTGCGGCGGGACCTGCTGACGTCCCCGATCGTCCCTGAGAGGGGCCGCTCGCGCTCCAGAGAGGCTTATCCTCTGGCGGCTCGCTCCGGCAGCAGAGGCAGGAGCTTGTCCATCGAGCGGCGAGGGAGCAGGAACTCCTCTGAAAGCTCGTTAGTGGATATGGAGGAAATGGCCAAAACTCTGAGCAG aggaagaaaacaggcTTACAATGGACCCAGTGTG TCCCGAGGAGGGCTTCTGAGCAGGAAGCCACGATGCAGCACTCCAACGCAAAGACTTAAAGACAAAG agagctcTATAGATACAGGAGCTGAGCTGTCGGAGATCGACGCGAggctccaggccctccaggagTACATGAGGGACTTGGACACGGGACACTGA
- the ccdc61 gene encoding centrosomal protein CCDC61 isoform X2, protein MEEDSGVMEDIVFRGVEFSVKIEVDRGLLIVEISDSVTADQWRGEFDPAYIEDLTRKTGNFKQFPIFCSMLESAVRKTSDSVTLDLLTYADLELLRNRKAGVVSRPRGNQQSSAFTAKRYLILIYTVEFDRIHYPLPLPYLGKPDPAALQKEIRALRAELSSLTSHGASKSADRELQQLRAELALVKEEKQAMSKVLEQLQMAGGGSALGRDEWRIRDMVRTLEEQLVKERAKNQRSTSKRCLEQRLLIEQLEELRASECALRVRVKSLTNELAILRRGRVTPVSGHIGSRVDGEIFRSLSRERRSGYGTVRARSGSRERTEDRGQRSMERGRRADSSGPRARVPRPSPSPTGSRGPRFDPTAYIQDRQRRQKEAELKKQRKVRRDLLTSPIVPERGRSRSREAYPLAARSGSRGRSLSIERRGSRNSSESSLVDMEEMAKTLSRGRKQAYNGPSVSRGGLLSRKPRCSTPTQRLKDKESSIDTGAELSEIDARLQALQEYMRDLDTGH, encoded by the exons ATGGAAGAGGACTCTGGTGTGATGGAGGACATCGTGTTTCGAGGAGTGGAGTTTTCTGTGAAGATAGAGGTGGACAGAGGCCTGCTGATAGTCGAAATCTCGGACTCGGTGACAGCGGATCAGTGGAGGGGTGAATTTGATCCTGCGT ACATTGAAGACCTCACTCGCAAAACTGGCAACTTCAAGCAGTTTCCAATATTCTGCAGCATGTTGGAGTCAGCTGTCAGAAAG ACGAGTGATTCAGTCACACTTGACCTCCTGACCTACGCCGACCTGGAGCTGCTCCGTAACAGGAAAGCAGGAGTGGTCAGCCGTCCTCGTGGGAATCAACAATCATCTGCCTTCACCGCCAAACGATACCTCATCCTCATATACACTGTGGAGTTTGACAG GATACACTATCCCTTACCTCTGCCGTACTTGGGCAAGCCTGACCCGGCAGCCCTGCAGAAGGAGATCAGAGCCCTCCGAGCCGAACTCAGCAGTCTCACCTCCCACGGAGCGAGCAAGTCTGCAGAccgagagctgcagcagctccgagcCGA GCTGGCTctggtgaaggaggagaagcaggccATGTCGAAggttctggagcagctgcagatggCTGGAGGTGGCTCCGCGCTGGGGCGAGACGAGTGGAGGATCAGGGACATGGTGAGGacgctggaggagcagctcgtCAAAGagcgggccaaaaaccaacGCTCCACGAGCAAGAGGTGCCTGGAGCAGCGACTCCTCATCGAGCAG tTGGAGGAGCTGAGAGCATCAGAATGTGCTCTCCGTGTTCGTGTCAAGAGTCTCACCAACGAGTTAGCGATACTGCGGAGAGG AAGAGTGACTCCGGTCTCCGGTCACATCGGCTCCAGAGTTGACGGGGAAATCTTTCGCTCTCTGTCGCGTGAGAGGAGGTCCGGATACGGGACAGTCAGAGCTCGCTCGGGGTCGAGGGAGCGGACCGAGGATCGGGGGCAAAGGTCAATGGAAAGAGGAAGACGGGCAGACTCGTCAGGACCGCGAGCTCGCGTACCCCGGCCGTCGCCTTCCCCCACCG GGTCGCGGGGGCCACGGTTTGACCCAACTGCGTACATCCAGGACCGACAGCGCAGACAGAAAGAGGCTGAACTCAAGAA GCAGAGGAAGGTGCGGCGGGACCTGCTGACGTCCCCGATCGTCCCTGAGAGGGGCCGCTCGCGCTCCAGAGAGGCTTATCCTCTGGCGGCTCGCTCCGGCAGCAGAGGCAGGAGCTTGTCCATCGAGCGGCGAGGGAGCAGGAACTCCTCTGAAAGCTCGTTAGTGGATATGGAGGAAATGGCCAAAACTCTGAGCAG aggaagaaaacaggcTTACAATGGACCCAGTGTG TCCCGAGGAGGGCTTCTGAGCAGGAAGCCACGATGCAGCACTCCAACGCAAAGACTTAAAGACAAAG agagctcTATAGATACAGGAGCTGAGCTGTCGGAGATCGACGCGAggctccaggccctccaggagTACATGAGGGACTTGGACACGGGACACTGA
- the itpkca gene encoding inositol-trisphosphate 3-kinase C isoform X1: MTPKKPQQWLQVVGHAGSFHVGEYGTLLKRFCEGEQQCYLRLMEDSLRPFVPGYYGVVQHGEHDYNMMDNLLMNFNAPAIMDCKMGSRTYLEEELLLARERPQPRHDMYEKMVAVDPDAPTVQERAQQAVLKTRYMQWRETLSSTTTLGFRIEGFRKSNGECHTNFKRTKSREQVVEAFYDFVESNTHIVWGYLTRLKQLRQVLEESEFFRTHEVVGSSLLFVHDYTGKTGVWMIDFGKTVTLPLHLTLDHRTPWAEGNREDGYLWGLDNLINILANMLPLT, translated from the exons ATGACTCCCAAGAAACCTCAACAGTGGCTGCAAGTGGTGGGACATGCAG GGAGCTTTCATGTCGGAGAATATGGCACACTCTTGAAGAGGTTTTGTGAAGGAGAGCAGCAATGCTACCTGAGGCTGATGGAGGACTCTTTGAGGCCTTTTGTCCCAGGATACTATGGTGTGGTGCAGCATGGCGAGCACGATTACAACATGATGGATAACCTGTTGATGAATTTTAATGCGCCGGCCATCATGGACTGCAAGATGGGAAGCCG CACATACTtggaggaagagctgcttctGGCCCGGGAGCGACCTCAGCCTCGTCACGACATGTATGAAAAGATGGTGGCCGTGGATCCGGACGCCCCGACGGTCCAAGAGAGAGCCCAACAGGCGGTGCTGAAGACCAGGTACATGCAGTGGAGGGAGACGCTGAGCTCCACGACAACTCTGGGCTTTCGGATCGAAGGATTTCGG AAATCAAATGGAGAATGTCACACAAACTTTAAAAGGACTAAAAGCAGGGAACAGGTGGTGGAAGCATTTTATGACTTTGTGGAgtccaacacacacattgtg TGGGGCTATCTGACCAGGCTCAAACAGCTGCGGCAAGTCTTGGAAGAATCAGAGTTCTTCAGGACACACGAG GTTGTGGGAAGCTCCTTACTGTTTGTGCACGACTACACAGGAAAAACCGGAGTCTGGATGATTGACTTCGGGAAGACCGTGACGTTGCCGCTGCACCTTACCTTGGACCACCGGACCCCATGGGCGGAGGGTAATCGGGAAGATGGCTACCTGTGGGGTCTGGACAACCTAATCAATATACTAGCCAACATGTTGCCTCTGACGTGA
- the itpkca gene encoding inositol-trisphosphate 3-kinase C isoform X2 produces MTPKKPQQWLQVVGHAGSFHVGEYGTLLKRFCEGEQQCYLRLMEDSLRPFVPGYYGVVQHGEHDYNMMDNLLMNFNAPAIMDCKMGSRTYLEEELLLARERPQPRHDMYEKMVAVDPDAPTVQERAQQAVLKTRYMQWRETLSSTTTLGFRIEGFRKSNGECHTNFKRTKSREQVVEAFYDFVESNTHIVWGYLTRLKQLRQVLEESEFFRTHEEKPESG; encoded by the exons ATGACTCCCAAGAAACCTCAACAGTGGCTGCAAGTGGTGGGACATGCAG GGAGCTTTCATGTCGGAGAATATGGCACACTCTTGAAGAGGTTTTGTGAAGGAGAGCAGCAATGCTACCTGAGGCTGATGGAGGACTCTTTGAGGCCTTTTGTCCCAGGATACTATGGTGTGGTGCAGCATGGCGAGCACGATTACAACATGATGGATAACCTGTTGATGAATTTTAATGCGCCGGCCATCATGGACTGCAAGATGGGAAGCCG CACATACTtggaggaagagctgcttctGGCCCGGGAGCGACCTCAGCCTCGTCACGACATGTATGAAAAGATGGTGGCCGTGGATCCGGACGCCCCGACGGTCCAAGAGAGAGCCCAACAGGCGGTGCTGAAGACCAGGTACATGCAGTGGAGGGAGACGCTGAGCTCCACGACAACTCTGGGCTTTCGGATCGAAGGATTTCGG AAATCAAATGGAGAATGTCACACAAACTTTAAAAGGACTAAAAGCAGGGAACAGGTGGTGGAAGCATTTTATGACTTTGTGGAgtccaacacacacattgtg TGGGGCTATCTGACCAGGCTCAAACAGCTGCGGCAAGTCTTGGAAGAATCAGAGTTCTTCAGGACACACGAG GAAAAACCGGAGTCTGGATGA
- the kcnk12l gene encoding potassium channel subfamily K member 13 — MWLRRRVSATAVLMAQRRATGGCCCPRAPLNEDNARFFLLAGLILLYLLCGAAIFSALEHPFELRARLLWNQQLENFTRRYKVNLGALHTLLRQYEEANGAGIRVDALRPRWDFSGAFYFVGTVVSTIGFGMTTPATIAGKIFLIFYGLIGCAATILFFNLFLERIITMLAYIMRWCHERRLRCAGVQVVSSREGSPGEEDSLEGWKPSVYYVMLILGLASVLIACSASTLYSSMENWSYVDSLYFCFVAFSTIGFGDLVSSQRQQYESQEAYRLGNCLFILMGVCCIYSLFNVISIIIKQTLNWILGKLVCSGQHKLCSCSTCSCWWLCCPCLQRKSHNQRRLPARLRPKRTKRNAVQPVSSQRPAGRHHCRDGSVDTVCDSETDAGTVAEVCVGRRLSGEMISVNEFMVSNKVSLALLQKQLSETAHQGPRQSYSHQNGFSGGVGALGIMNNRLQETSVDR, encoded by the exons ATGTGGTTGCGGCGGCGCGTctctgctactgctgtgctcaTGGCTCAGAGGAGGGCTACaggtggctgctgctgcccgaGAGCTCCCCTGAACGAAGACAACGCCCGCTTCTTCCTGCTGGCCGGCCTCATCCTCCTGTACTTGCTGTGCGGGGCGGCCATCTTCTCAGCCCTGGAGCATCCCTTTGAGCTTCGCGCACGTCTTCTCTGGAACCAGCAGTTGGAGAATTTCACCCGGCGATACAAGGTGAACCTGGGCGCCCTGCACACTCTGCTGCGGCAGTACGAGGAGGCGAACGGAGCTGGGATCAGAGTGGACGCGCTCAGGCCACGATGGGACTTTTCTGGAGCATTTTACTTTGTGGGCACAGTGGTCTCCACTATTG gttttGGCATGACGACCCCAGCGACAATAGCAGGGAAAATATTCCTGATCTTTTACGGTCTGATTGGCTGTGCCGCCACCATCCTCTTCTTTAACCTTTTCCTGGAGAGGATCATTACGATGTTGGCGTACATCATGCGCTGGTGTCACGAGCGTCGGCTGAGATGTGCCGGAGTCCAGGTGGTGTCGAGCCGAGAGGGGTCGCCCGGCGAGGAGGACAGCCTGGAAGGCTGGAAGCCGTCGGTCTATTACGTGATGTTGATCCTGGGACTGGCGTCTGTTTTGATCGCGTGCAGCGCCTCCACCCTGTACAGCTCCATGGAGAACTGGAGCTACGTGGACTCCCTCTACTTTTGCTTCGTAGCTTTTAGCACCATCGGCTTTGGTGACCTGGTGAGCAGTCAGAGACAGCAGTACGAGTCCCAGGAAGCCTACCGCCTTGGAAACTGCctcttcattttaatgggagTATGTTGCATCTACTCGCTTTTCAATGTCATTTCCATCATCATCAAGCAAACTCTCAACTGGATTTTAGGTAAACTGGTCTGCTCGGGCCAGCATAAGCTTTGTTCCTGCTCTACGTGTAGCTGCTGGTGGCTTTGCTGCCCCTGCCTGCAGAGGAAAAGCCACAACCAAAGACGCCTGCCCGCTCGCCTCAGGCCGAAACGCACGAAACGCAACGCGGTGCAGCCCGTCTCCTCACAGCGCCCCGCGGGCCGACACCACTGCAGAGACGGCTCGGTGGACACAGTGTGTGACAGCGAGACGGACGCCGGGACGGTGGCTGAAGTGTGCGTAGGGCGACGTCTGTCGGGAGAGATGATCTCCGTCAACGAGTTCATGGTCTCCAACAAAGTGTCCCTGGCGCTGCTGCAAAAGCAGCTGAGCGAAACGGCACACCAGGGCCCCCGGCAAAGCTACAGCCACCAAAATGGATTCTCTGGTGGCGTGGGGGCCTTGGGAATCATGAACAACCGCTTACAGGAAACGAGCGTGGATAGATAG
- the ppm1nb gene encoding protein phosphatase, Mg2+/Mn2+ dependent, 1Nb (putative) — MRTARKGSVEMPAFVRQLVKETEKRVSSFFKGGRGGAAEGETPGRGEKEEVIPSPYLDRPVLDKLTEEGCARWGLTYALGSMQGWRANMEDFHNCVPQLGGELADWSFFAVFDGHAGSTVAQYCSQHLLGHILATGGMGPEDDPGKVKGAITEGFFQTDKHLHSVARREGWERGGTTVVATLISPYYIYFANCGDSRAMLCRSGQVCFSTEDHKPYSPLEKERIESAGGTVSLQRINGSLAVSRALGDFSYKGAENRSPSQQMVSPEPEVFVVERSPADEFLVLACDGVWDTISNEDLCAFIHNRLQVCTDLRDVCNQVIDLCLYKGSLDNISIILLCFPGAPQLSAEALHQEAELEDLLESKVAEIFEELCARGEEPDLLSVLTVLASTVIPGLPPGGGIQSKRNCIISAYYQQREIHMPTVPDDLGGS, encoded by the exons ATGAGGACGGCCCGGAAGGGGAGCGTGGAGATGCCCGCGTTCGTCCGGCAGCTGGTGAAGGAAACGGAGAAGAGggtcagctctttcttcaaggGGGGGCGTGGGGGAGCGGCAGAGGGGGAGACAccggggaggggggagaaggaggaggtcaTCCCCAGCCCCTACCTGGACCGGCCGGTGCTGGACAAGCTGACGGAGGAGGGCTGCGCCCGCTGGGGCCTCACCTACGCCCTGGGGAGTATGCAGGGATGGAGGGCCAACATGGAGGACTTCCACAACTGCGTGCCACAGCTGGGCGGAGAGCTGGCCGACTGGAGCTTCTTCGCCGTGTTTGACGGACACGCAGGCAGCACCGTGGCACAGTACTGCTCCCAGCACCTCCTGGGTCACATCCTGGCTACAG GTGGAATGGGACCCGAGGACGACCCCGGGAAGGTGAAAGGAGCCATCACGGAAGGTTTCTTCCAGACCGACAAGCACCTGCACTCCGTGGCTCGCCGAGAGGGCTGGGAGAGGGGCGGCACCACGGTGGTGGCCACCCTCATCTCGCCGTATTACATCTACTTCGCCAACTGCGGCGACTCCAGGGCCATGCTGTGCCGCTCCGGCCAGGTCTGCTTCTCCACCGAGGACCACAAACCCTACAGCCCTCTGGAGAAGGAGCGGATCGAGAGCGCAGGCGGCACCGTGTCCCTCCAACGGATCAACGGCTCCCTGGCGGTGTCCCGCGCCCTGGGCGACTTCAGCTACAAGGGGGCGGAGAACCGCAGCCCGAGCCAGCAGATGGTGTCTCCGGAGCCGGAAGTGTTCGTGGTGGAGCGCTCGCCGGCGGATGAGTTTCTGGTGCTGGCCTGCGACGGGgtgtgggacaccatcagcaaCGAAGATCTGTGCGCCTTCATCCACAACCGGCTGCAAGTCTGCACCGACCTGAGAGACGTCTGCAACCAAGTCATTGACCTCTGTCTCTACAAG GGCAGCTTGGACAACATCAGCATCATCCTGCTGTGCTTCCCTGGAGCCCCCCAGCTGTCTGCAGAGGCACTGCACCAGGAGGCCGAGctggaggacctgctggagTCCAAAGTAGCAG AGATTTTTGAAGAGCTGTgtgccagaggagaggagcctgacctgctctctgtcctcacagtCCTCGCATCCACTGTCATCCCGGGTTTGCCTCCGGGCGGAGGCATACAGAGCAA GAGAAACTGTATTATTTCTGCTTACTACCAACAACGAGAGATTCACATGCCCACAGTACCAGAT gattTGGGAGGCTCCTAG